A genomic stretch from Candidatus Krumholzibacteriia bacterium includes:
- the lpdA gene encoding dihydrolipoyl dehydrogenase: MAADSFQLVVLGGGPGGYAAAFLGADLGLKTALVDLDENPGGVCLYRGCIPSKALLHVAKLLHEASAAKAMGVDFGEPKVDLDALRSWKDGVVRKLTGGVGTLAKSRKVEFVQGRGRFENAHTMSVELATGGARTLSFEHAIVATGSLPVTLPMFDAASPRVLDSTSALALERVPASMLVVGGGYIGLELGSVYAALGTKVSVVEMLSGLVPGADRDLVNVLEKSAGKNFKRIMLETKVTAAREDGEGVHVTFEGRTSETARYDSVLVAVGRRPNARDIGLENTRVGVSERGFVEVDVQRRSAEPSIFAIGDVVGEPMLAHKASHEGRVAAEVIAGHKVAFEPNAIPAVMFTDPEIAWCGLTEAQAKEKGVEVEVAKFPWAASGRAMTLERTDGLTKLIVDPKTGRLLGVGIAGAGAGDLIAEGALAIEMGALVSDVKLTIHPHPTLSETVMEAAEVFFGQSTHVYRPKRKR; encoded by the coding sequence ATGGCGGCGGACTCTTTCCAGCTGGTCGTGCTCGGCGGCGGACCCGGTGGTTACGCCGCCGCGTTTCTCGGCGCCGACCTCGGCCTGAAGACCGCGCTCGTCGACCTGGACGAGAACCCGGGCGGCGTGTGCCTGTACCGGGGTTGCATCCCCTCCAAGGCTCTGCTGCACGTGGCGAAACTCCTGCACGAGGCGTCCGCGGCGAAGGCCATGGGTGTCGACTTCGGCGAACCGAAGGTCGACCTGGATGCGCTGCGCAGCTGGAAGGACGGCGTGGTGCGCAAACTTACCGGCGGCGTGGGAACGCTGGCGAAGTCGCGCAAGGTGGAGTTCGTCCAGGGGCGGGGACGATTTGAGAACGCGCACACGATGTCGGTGGAGCTCGCCACCGGTGGCGCACGCACGCTGTCTTTCGAGCACGCCATCGTGGCGACCGGTTCGCTGCCGGTTACGCTGCCCATGTTCGACGCGGCATCTCCGCGCGTGCTGGACTCAACGAGTGCGCTCGCGCTGGAGCGCGTGCCCGCGTCGATGCTGGTGGTGGGTGGCGGCTACATCGGCCTCGAGCTGGGCAGCGTGTACGCGGCACTGGGCACGAAGGTCTCCGTCGTCGAGATGTTGTCCGGTCTTGTGCCCGGCGCCGACCGCGACCTGGTGAACGTGCTCGAGAAGAGCGCCGGCAAGAACTTCAAGCGTATCATGCTGGAGACGAAGGTGACCGCCGCCCGGGAAGACGGCGAAGGTGTGCACGTCACCTTCGAAGGCAGGACGTCGGAGACCGCCCGCTACGACAGTGTGCTGGTGGCGGTGGGACGCAGGCCCAACGCGCGCGACATCGGGCTGGAGAATACCCGCGTCGGAGTCAGCGAACGCGGCTTCGTCGAAGTCGACGTGCAACGGCGCAGCGCGGAACCGTCGATCTTCGCCATCGGCGACGTGGTGGGCGAACCCATGCTGGCGCACAAGGCGTCGCACGAGGGGCGTGTGGCGGCAGAGGTCATTGCGGGACACAAGGTGGCGTTCGAGCCCAACGCGATTCCCGCCGTCATGTTCACCGATCCCGAGATTGCCTGGTGCGGCCTCACCGAGGCCCAGGCGAAGGAGAAGGGTGTCGAGGTCGAGGTGGCCAAGTTTCCGTGGGCGGCTTCCGGCCGCGCCATGACGCTGGAGCGCACCGACGGCCTCACCAAGCTCATCGTGGACCCGAAGACCGGGCGCCTGCTCGGTGTCGGAATTGCCGGCGCGGGAGCCGGCGACCTCATCGCGGAAGGCGCGCTCGCAATCGAGATGGGCGCCCTGGTATCGGACGTCAAGCTCACCATCCACCCGCACCCCACCCTGTCCGAGACCGTCATGGAGGCCGCCGAAGTCTTCTTCGGCCAGAGCACCCACGTGTACCGCCCGAAGCGGAAGCGATAG
- a CDS encoding SPFH/Band 7/PHB domain protein — protein MSALLMYAGVVVLIVFFMGIRIVRPTRRGLVERLGRYQRFANPGFQWVFPVIERLYTVNVTEQMVDADPQEIITNDNLNALVDAQIYFRIKQDEESVKNSQYNVNDVSSQIVSLARTTLRNIIGTLTLKSANSERGRINEDLLKVLVKETHSWGIDIVRAELKQIDPPKDVQETMNKIVKAENEKIAAVDYATAAETAADGEKRAAIKKAEGVRQARILSAGGEAEAIRLVNEAAEKYFVGNAQLLKRLEVTEASLKDNAKVIVPAGSEVVNVVGDLAGVLPLDRRR, from the coding sequence ATGTCTGCGCTCCTCATGTATGCCGGTGTCGTTGTTCTTATCGTCTTCTTCATGGGGATTCGGATTGTCCGGCCCACACGCCGCGGTCTGGTCGAGCGGCTGGGGCGCTACCAGCGTTTCGCCAACCCGGGTTTCCAGTGGGTATTCCCGGTGATCGAGCGGCTCTACACCGTCAACGTCACCGAGCAGATGGTGGACGCCGACCCCCAGGAAATCATCACCAACGACAACCTGAACGCCCTCGTCGACGCGCAGATCTACTTCCGGATCAAGCAGGACGAGGAAAGCGTGAAGAACTCGCAGTACAACGTCAACGACGTGTCGTCTCAGATTGTGAGCCTGGCGCGAACCACATTGCGTAACATCATCGGAACGTTGACGCTCAAGTCCGCCAACAGCGAGCGCGGGCGCATCAACGAGGACCTGCTCAAGGTGCTGGTGAAGGAAACGCACAGTTGGGGTATCGACATCGTGCGCGCGGAGCTCAAGCAGATCGATCCGCCCAAGGACGTGCAGGAGACGATGAACAAGATTGTCAAAGCGGAGAACGAGAAGATCGCGGCCGTCGACTACGCCACCGCCGCTGAGACCGCAGCCGACGGCGAGAAGCGTGCCGCCATCAAGAAGGCGGAGGGTGTGCGCCAGGCCAGAATCCTCTCCGCCGGCGGCGAGGCCGAGGCCATCCGCCTGGTCAACGAAGCGGCGGAGAAGTACTTCGTGGGGAACGCGCAGCTCCTGAAGCGTCTCGAGGTCACGGAAGCCTCCCTCAAGGACAACGCCAAGGTCATCGTCCCCGCCGGTTCCGAGGTCGTGAACGTGGTGGGTGACCTCGCCGGGGTGCTGCCGCTGGATCGTCGCCGCTGA
- a CDS encoding glycosyltransferase: MINVFHIITSTDVGGAEMMLGGLLSVTDRTRFAPQVVSLTPPGAVAGRIEALGVPVHSLRMARGWPNPMAVGRLARLLRGESADIVQTWMYHADLVGGLAARMVGVPVVWNIRHSNLDPAMDRKRTIRIAALLAYLSRTMPVEIITNSSAAKDAHVARGYAAEKITVISNGFDTTALKPDAVSRHDVRRELGAGADTPLVGLVARFSPHKDHRGFLRAASRLRARMPQVEFVLCGAGMERSNPELLRWIEEEKLNGCVHLLGPRADVGRINAALDVATSSSRSESFPTAVGEAMACGVPCVVTDVGDARVLVGDCGWVVAPGDADALAAAWFACLQLPAPERRELGLRARRSIEDRFGLPAVAGRYQDLYLDVLGANTRSTA; encoded by the coding sequence GTGATAAACGTTTTTCACATCATTACGTCGACCGACGTGGGTGGCGCGGAAATGATGCTCGGCGGATTGCTGTCCGTCACCGATCGCACCCGGTTCGCGCCGCAGGTGGTGTCGTTGACGCCGCCGGGCGCCGTCGCCGGGCGAATCGAGGCGCTGGGTGTGCCGGTGCATTCGTTGCGCATGGCGCGCGGGTGGCCCAACCCGATGGCGGTGGGGAGACTGGCGAGGTTGTTGCGCGGCGAGAGCGCCGACATCGTGCAGACGTGGATGTACCATGCCGATCTGGTCGGGGGATTGGCGGCGCGCATGGTGGGGGTTCCGGTGGTATGGAACATCCGGCATTCCAACCTCGACCCGGCCATGGATCGAAAGCGCACCATTCGAATCGCGGCGCTGCTCGCGTATCTCTCCCGGACCATGCCGGTTGAAATCATCACCAACTCGTCGGCGGCGAAGGACGCGCACGTCGCCCGGGGGTACGCGGCCGAAAAGATCACCGTCATTTCCAACGGGTTCGACACCACCGCGCTCAAGCCCGACGCCGTGAGCCGGCATGACGTGAGGCGGGAGCTCGGTGCCGGGGCCGACACCCCGCTGGTTGGTCTCGTCGCCCGTTTCAGTCCCCACAAGGACCACCGGGGTTTCCTGCGGGCGGCATCGAGGCTTCGCGCGCGAATGCCGCAGGTGGAGTTCGTGTTGTGCGGGGCGGGCATGGAACGAAGCAACCCCGAACTGCTGCGGTGGATCGAAGAAGAGAAGCTGAACGGGTGCGTTCATCTTCTGGGGCCGCGCGCCGACGTCGGTCGCATCAATGCGGCGCTGGACGTTGCCACTTCGTCGTCGCGAAGCGAATCGTTCCCGACGGCAGTCGGGGAGGCGATGGCCTGCGGTGTTCCGTGCGTGGTGACCGACGTGGGCGACGCGAGGGTGTTGGTGGGGGATTGTGGCTGGGTCGTTGCTCCGGGTGACGCGGACGCGCTCGCGGCGGCCTGGTTTGCCTGCCTGCAGTTGCCCGCGCCGGAGCGCCGCGAGCTCGGTCTGAGGGCGCGGCGGAGCATCGAGGATCGGTTCGGGCTGCCGGCGGTCGCCGGGCGCTACCAGGATCTCTATCTCGACGTGCTCGGCGCGAACACCCGTTCAACGGCATGA
- a CDS encoding glycosyltransferase, whose protein sequence is MTPPTNIGRVAFFLPSLRGGGAERSAVNLAAGFAARGVVVDMVLARAAGPYLQNLHPDVRVVDLGAPRVVYSLPRLSRYLRSQRPDAMVCFMDHANLVALAARWLSGAPTRVIGTVHHNKTVQREQFRGVKVRAVTRMAWRAYPRLDAVVAVSHGVAESLARESGMPLEDIHTIYNPIVTPGLEARLRTAAPGARGGGLVVGMGRLDAPKDFETLIRAFVAVRARRPARLLILGDGPGRPRLQALANQTGVADDVTFAGFVDDPYTTLLGADVFVLSSRSEGLPTALIEAMACGCPVVSTNCPSGPEEILEGGRHGRLVPVGDAAALADAIVETMESPPDRDMLRRRAGDFSLEKSVDAYLALCAAPGKG, encoded by the coding sequence ATGACGCCACCGACGAACATCGGCCGGGTTGCTTTCTTCCTGCCGTCGTTGCGCGGTGGCGGCGCAGAGCGCTCCGCCGTCAACCTTGCGGCGGGTTTCGCGGCGCGCGGCGTCGTGGTCGACATGGTGCTGGCTCGTGCCGCGGGGCCGTACCTGCAGAACCTCCACCCCGATGTCCGGGTCGTGGATCTCGGCGCACCGCGTGTGGTGTACTCCCTGCCGCGATTGTCGCGTTATCTTCGCAGCCAACGCCCCGACGCCATGGTTTGCTTCATGGACCACGCCAACCTCGTGGCACTGGCCGCACGATGGTTGAGCGGTGCACCCACCCGGGTGATCGGAACCGTCCATCACAACAAGACCGTGCAGCGCGAGCAATTCCGGGGTGTCAAGGTGCGCGCAGTGACGAGAATGGCCTGGCGCGCATATCCACGACTGGATGCCGTCGTCGCCGTTTCGCACGGTGTTGCCGAGAGTCTCGCACGCGAGAGTGGAATGCCGCTGGAAGATATCCACACCATCTACAACCCGATCGTAACGCCCGGGCTGGAGGCGCGGCTGCGGACCGCCGCGCCGGGTGCCCGCGGCGGCGGGCTGGTGGTTGGGATGGGGAGGCTCGACGCGCCCAAGGACTTCGAAACGCTGATCCGGGCATTCGTCGCGGTGCGCGCGCGACGTCCCGCCCGGTTGCTGATACTCGGTGACGGACCGGGACGCCCGCGGCTGCAGGCGCTCGCCAACCAAACGGGCGTTGCGGACGATGTGACCTTTGCAGGGTTCGTCGACGATCCCTACACCACGCTCCTGGGTGCAGACGTGTTCGTGTTGTCGTCGCGTTCGGAGGGCCTGCCCACGGCATTGATCGAAGCCATGGCGTGCGGGTGTCCGGTGGTGAGCACGAATTGTCCCAGTGGCCCCGAGGAGATTCTGGAGGGCGGGCGCCATGGCCGGCTGGTACCGGTGGGCGACGCCGCTGCGCTCGCGGACGCCATCGTAGAGACAATGGAATCGCCCCCCGACCGCGACATGCTGCGGCGCCGCGCGGGGGACTTCTCGCTGGAGAAGTCGGTGGATGCGTATCTGGCGTTGTGCGCGGCTCCGGGGAAGGGGTGA
- a CDS encoding glycosyltransferase: MRVAYYHEWSDGPRSGVFKKIAAQVRRWVESGLDVAVFNLSARDTADEWRRACGAAVRVEQVVWHSRVERLLRMPRLVDRMLDWSPDLVYRRYGPWYPAFDTVSRKSRLVLEVNTDDLAEARLHARHRYWYKCATRGLLLKRAAGIVFVSHEVSRKAHFAGFRGQRRVIANGVDLDTIRPLPAPQNDSPRLVFVGSAGKPFHGTDKILQLARAFPGWRFDLVGPGPDEMDAPLPDNVIAHGPMLQRDYASIMASADVAIASLALHRVQIHENSPLKMSEYLAWGIPVIAGYKDTNFMEKVDFILELPCSEDNVTNHVDDIRRFVAASSGRRVPREAIRHVGSDQKERERIEFFEQLCRGAGR, translated from the coding sequence GTGCGGGTTGCGTACTATCACGAGTGGAGTGATGGACCGCGCAGCGGGGTCTTCAAGAAGATCGCCGCGCAGGTGCGCCGTTGGGTGGAGTCCGGACTGGACGTTGCCGTCTTCAATCTCTCCGCGCGTGATACCGCCGACGAGTGGCGCCGCGCCTGCGGGGCGGCCGTGCGTGTGGAACAGGTGGTATGGCATTCGCGCGTGGAGCGCCTGCTGCGCATGCCCCGGCTGGTCGACCGCATGCTCGACTGGAGCCCGGACCTGGTCTACCGCCGCTACGGTCCCTGGTATCCCGCGTTCGACACGGTGTCACGGAAGTCGCGGCTGGTGCTCGAGGTCAATACCGATGACCTGGCCGAAGCGAGGCTGCATGCGCGCCACCGCTACTGGTACAAGTGCGCGACCCGCGGGCTGCTGTTGAAGCGGGCGGCGGGCATCGTGTTCGTCAGCCACGAGGTATCGCGCAAGGCGCACTTCGCCGGTTTCAGGGGACAGCGGCGCGTCATTGCCAACGGCGTCGATCTGGATACCATTCGCCCCCTGCCCGCGCCGCAAAACGACTCCCCGCGTCTGGTCTTCGTTGGCTCGGCCGGCAAGCCGTTTCACGGTACCGACAAGATCCTGCAACTGGCGCGTGCCTTTCCCGGCTGGCGCTTCGACCTGGTCGGGCCCGGCCCCGACGAAATGGACGCGCCGCTTCCCGATAACGTCATTGCCCACGGTCCCATGCTCCAGCGCGACTACGCCTCCATCATGGCCTCGGCGGACGTCGCAATCGCCTCTCTGGCGCTGCACCGCGTGCAGATTCATGAGAACTCCCCGCTCAAGATGTCCGAGTACCTGGCGTGGGGAATTCCGGTGATTGCCGGGTACAAGGACACGAACTTCATGGAGAAGGTTGACTTCATCCTGGAGCTTCCATGCAGCGAGGACAACGTTACGAACCATGTGGATGACATCCGCCGGTTCGTGGCGGCGAGTTCCGGCCGGCGCGTCCCCAGGGAGGCGATACGTCACGTGGGCAGCGATCAAAAAGAGCGCGAGCGCATCGAGTTCTTCGAACAGCTGTGCCGTGGCGCCGGGCGCTGA
- a CDS encoding efflux RND transporter permease subunit, with the protein MNPLLRWFAANSVVANLMMIVILAAGLITVNTITKEVFPEFSLDMVTVSVIYRGAAPEEVEEGVCVKIEEAIQDLEGIKRITSSSSEGMGSVLVELEPGTDVREMLNDVKTRVDAISTFPDETEKPVIAEVTNRRQVIDIAVSGAVSETVLKEVADRVRDELQGAGDITQVEVVAARPYEISIEVSEEALRRYDITFDFVAAAIRRSSLDLPGGSIRTAGGEILLRTKGQAYRGADFDNIVLMTRPDGTRLLLGDVARVVDGFAETDQSARFSGEPAVLVRVYRVGDQNALDIARDVKAYVSEAQARMPAGVALTAWNDYSRILRGRLNLLITNAIQGFILVFIILALFLRLRLAFWVSLGIPISFLGALWLMPSLGLTINMLSLFAFVVVLGMVVDDAIVVGENIYDRMEQGEHGVDAAARGATEVAVPVTFAILTTVCSFMPLMMVQGTTGKFMRVIPIIVIATLVFSWIESLFILPAHIAHSRPDTGEARNPVNRAWKRFQKRCADGLDTVARKFYAPGLRIALKFRYGTVALALAVMLITIGIVGAGWIKFRFFPDVESDFVAASVTMPPGVSVESTADAVARLEENALALRDQLEAGLRPGAPSPIQHIFTAVGDQPYRARQSGPGGGGSLAASNVGEVLLELAPAEKRRVTSSEVARRWRESTGQIPDAIELSFSATIFSAGDPINVQLAGLDLDRLEAAAGSIKEALTHYEGVFDISDSFRGGKQEIKLTVKPAAEAYGITLSDLGRQVRQAFYGEEAQRIQRGRDDVRIMVRFPEAERRSIADLERMRIRTPDGGEVPFTEVAKADLGAGFSTIQRVDRKRTINVTADVDPTRANASEINRDLKERVLPGILKNYPSVSYSFEGEQREQADTMGDLGRAFLLAQLLIFAQLAIVFRSYIQPLIVMSVIPFGLVGAVWGHIVMGIDLSIMSVFGLVAVTGVVVNDSIVLVDYINRKRREGLPMEQALREAGIRRFRPIWLTSLTTFAGLTPLLLARSVQAKFMVPMAVSLAFGVVGATFITLGLVPAGYLILEDVKRGVLRLSGKAPVATTAGAVRTDEA; encoded by the coding sequence ATGAATCCGCTGCTGCGCTGGTTCGCCGCCAACTCCGTGGTGGCCAACCTGATGATGATCGTGATCCTGGCTGCGGGACTGATTACCGTCAACACCATCACCAAGGAAGTCTTTCCCGAGTTCTCGCTCGACATGGTCACCGTGTCGGTGATCTACCGGGGCGCTGCGCCCGAAGAAGTCGAGGAGGGCGTGTGCGTCAAGATCGAGGAGGCCATCCAGGACCTGGAAGGCATCAAGCGCATCACCTCGAGCTCATCGGAGGGGATGGGATCCGTGCTGGTGGAACTGGAGCCGGGCACGGACGTGCGTGAGATGCTCAACGACGTCAAGACGCGCGTCGACGCCATCTCCACCTTCCCGGACGAAACCGAGAAGCCGGTGATCGCGGAGGTGACCAATCGCCGCCAGGTCATCGATATCGCCGTTTCGGGGGCGGTTTCGGAGACGGTGCTCAAGGAGGTGGCCGACCGCGTGCGCGACGAGTTGCAGGGCGCGGGCGACATCACCCAGGTGGAAGTGGTTGCGGCGCGGCCCTACGAGATCTCCATCGAGGTCTCAGAAGAGGCGTTGCGGCGCTACGACATCACCTTCGACTTCGTGGCCGCGGCCATTCGCCGCTCGTCGCTGGACCTTCCCGGTGGCTCCATTCGAACCGCGGGCGGCGAGATCCTGCTGCGCACCAAGGGACAGGCGTATCGCGGCGCGGACTTCGACAACATCGTCCTGATGACACGGCCGGATGGAACGCGGCTGCTGCTGGGCGACGTGGCCCGGGTGGTGGACGGGTTCGCCGAGACCGACCAGTCTGCGCGATTCTCGGGCGAGCCCGCGGTGCTCGTCCGCGTCTATCGCGTCGGCGACCAGAATGCGCTGGATATCGCGCGCGACGTCAAGGCCTACGTGTCGGAGGCGCAGGCGCGCATGCCGGCCGGCGTCGCCCTGACGGCATGGAACGACTACTCGCGCATCCTGCGCGGCCGCCTGAATCTGCTCATTACCAATGCCATCCAGGGCTTCATCCTGGTGTTCATCATTCTGGCCTTGTTCCTGCGGCTGCGGCTCGCGTTCTGGGTGAGCCTCGGCATTCCCATCTCGTTTCTCGGCGCCCTGTGGTTGATGCCATCGCTGGGTCTCACCATCAACATGCTCTCGCTCTTTGCCTTCGTGGTGGTGCTGGGGATGGTGGTCGACGACGCCATCGTGGTGGGCGAGAACATCTATGACCGCATGGAACAGGGCGAGCACGGCGTGGATGCCGCCGCCCGCGGCGCCACCGAGGTGGCGGTGCCGGTGACCTTCGCCATTCTCACCACGGTATGCTCCTTCATGCCGCTGATGATGGTGCAGGGCACCACCGGCAAGTTCATGCGCGTGATTCCCATCATCGTCATCGCCACGCTGGTGTTCTCCTGGATCGAATCCCTGTTCATCCTGCCCGCGCATATCGCACACTCCCGGCCCGATACCGGGGAGGCACGCAATCCGGTGAACCGCGCCTGGAAGCGTTTCCAGAAGCGCTGCGCGGACGGACTCGACACGGTGGCGCGAAAGTTCTACGCGCCCGGGCTGCGCATCGCGTTGAAGTTCCGCTACGGCACGGTGGCCCTCGCCCTGGCCGTCATGCTCATCACCATCGGCATCGTGGGCGCGGGCTGGATCAAGTTCCGCTTCTTTCCCGACGTGGAATCCGATTTCGTCGCCGCATCGGTCACCATGCCCCCCGGCGTGTCGGTGGAAAGCACCGCCGACGCAGTCGCGCGGCTGGAGGAGAACGCGCTCGCGCTGCGCGACCAGCTGGAGGCCGGCCTCAGACCGGGGGCACCCTCCCCCATCCAGCACATCTTCACCGCCGTGGGCGACCAGCCCTACCGCGCGCGCCAGAGCGGGCCCGGTGGCGGCGGCAGTCTGGCCGCCAGCAACGTGGGCGAGGTGCTGCTGGAACTCGCACCCGCGGAGAAGCGCCGCGTCACCAGTTCCGAGGTTGCGCGCCGCTGGCGCGAATCCACCGGACAGATTCCGGACGCCATTGAGCTCTCGTTCAGCGCCACCATCTTCTCCGCGGGCGATCCCATCAACGTGCAACTGGCGGGCCTGGATCTGGACCGGCTGGAGGCGGCGGCGGGCAGCATCAAGGAGGCGTTGACCCACTACGAAGGCGTGTTCGACATCTCGGATTCGTTCCGCGGCGGGAAACAGGAGATCAAACTCACCGTCAAGCCGGCCGCGGAAGCCTACGGCATCACGCTGTCCGATCTGGGCCGCCAGGTGCGCCAGGCGTTCTACGGTGAGGAAGCGCAGCGCATCCAGCGTGGACGCGACGACGTGCGCATCATGGTGCGCTTTCCCGAGGCGGAGCGACGTTCGATTGCCGATCTCGAACGTATGCGCATTCGCACACCCGACGGGGGCGAGGTGCCATTCACAGAGGTGGCCAAGGCCGACCTTGGCGCCGGCTTCTCCACCATCCAGCGCGTGGATCGCAAGCGCACTATCAACGTAACCGCCGACGTCGATCCAACGCGCGCCAACGCCAGCGAAATCAACCGCGACCTGAAGGAACGTGTGTTGCCAGGCATACTGAAGAACTATCCGTCGGTGAGCTACTCGTTCGAGGGCGAGCAACGCGAGCAGGCCGATACCATGGGCGATCTGGGTCGCGCCTTCCTGCTTGCCCAGCTGCTCATTTTTGCGCAGCTCGCCATCGTGTTTCGTTCCTACATCCAGCCACTGATCGTCATGTCGGTGATTCCGTTCGGGCTGGTGGGCGCGGTGTGGGGCCACATCGTGATGGGGATCGACCTCTCCATCATGTCGGTGTTCGGCCTGGTGGCGGTGACGGGTGTGGTGGTGAACGACAGTATCGTTCTGGTCGACTACATCAATCGCAAGCGCCGCGAGGGGCTGCCCATGGAGCAGGCACTGCGCGAAGCGGGCATTCGGCGCTTCCGTCCCATCTGGCTCACGTCGCTGACCACCTTCGCCGGGCTGACCCCGCTGCTCCTCGCGCGCAGCGTGCAGGCCAAGTTCATGGTACCGATGGCGGTGTCACTGGCCTTCGGCGTGGTGGGCGCAACCTTCATCACGCTGGGCCTCGTTCCCGCGGGCTACCTGATCCTCGAGGACGTGAAACGGGGGGTATTGCGGCTCTCCGGCAAGGCTCCGGTCGCGACCACGGCCGGCGCCGTCCGCACCGACGAAGCCTGA
- a CDS encoding efflux RND transporter periplasmic adaptor subunit, whose amino-acid sequence MSERRKQILVPIIILVAGLLISVVMVKSRKPAPQRAPEDFAPLVRVITTEPRDTRLSVTTHGTVQPRTETAVVAEVAGRIMSIAPTFASGGFFAKGDVLLRIDPVDYELAVVASRSAVAQAKVRLEQEQAQADLAREEWKQLGSGEANSLATRELQLEEARSALEAAEARLRQAQRNLDRATVRAPFDCRVREKTADVGQYLNPGSPLAQIYATDAAEVRLPIPDGELAHLDLPIDFHGGGKVEGPRVTLRANLAGRERSWTGRIVRVEGEIDPRTRMVFVVARVDDPYGKAAKQTGAPLAVGLFVEAEIEGRAVQQAVVLPRSAVRRGDVVLVVDDENRIRFQPVEVLRAGREDVVIGNGLSGGERVCISTIETVTEGMSVRTGDARPDEPADTTASVSATEAAR is encoded by the coding sequence ATGAGCGAACGCCGCAAGCAGATACTGGTGCCCATCATCATCCTCGTTGCCGGCCTGCTGATCAGCGTGGTCATGGTCAAGTCGCGCAAGCCGGCGCCGCAGCGCGCGCCGGAGGACTTCGCGCCGCTGGTGCGCGTGATCACCACCGAACCGCGCGACACGCGCCTGTCCGTCACCACCCACGGCACCGTGCAGCCGCGCACGGAAACCGCGGTGGTGGCCGAGGTGGCCGGGCGCATCATGTCCATCGCCCCCACCTTCGCCTCCGGCGGCTTCTTCGCAAAGGGCGACGTACTGTTGCGCATCGACCCGGTCGACTACGAGCTGGCGGTGGTGGCGTCGCGCAGCGCGGTGGCACAGGCGAAGGTGCGGCTGGAACAGGAGCAGGCGCAGGCGGACCTGGCGCGCGAGGAATGGAAGCAACTCGGCAGCGGCGAGGCCAACTCGCTGGCCACGCGTGAGCTGCAACTCGAGGAAGCGCGATCGGCGCTGGAGGCGGCCGAAGCCCGCCTGCGCCAGGCACAGCGCAATCTCGACCGTGCCACCGTGCGCGCGCCCTTCGACTGCCGCGTGCGCGAAAAGACCGCCGACGTCGGCCAATACCTCAACCCCGGTTCACCGCTGGCGCAGATCTACGCCACCGACGCCGCCGAGGTCCGCCTTCCCATCCCGGACGGCGAGCTCGCCCACCTCGACCTGCCCATCGACTTCCACGGCGGCGGCAAGGTGGAAGGACCGCGCGTGACGCTGCGCGCCAACCTGGCCGGCCGTGAACGCAGCTGGACCGGACGCATCGTTCGCGTGGAGGGCGAGATCGACCCGCGCACGCGCATGGTGTTCGTGGTGGCGCGCGTGGACGATCCCTACGGCAAGGCGGCGAAACAGACCGGCGCGCCGCTGGCGGTGGGACTGTTCGTGGAGGCGGAGATCGAGGGCCGCGCGGTGCAGCAGGCGGTGGTACTCCCCCGCAGCGCGGTGCGGCGCGGCGACGTGGTGCTGGTGGTGGACGACGAGAATCGCATCCGCTTCCAGCCGGTGGAGGTGTTGCGCGCGGGTCGCGAGGACGTGGTCATCGGCAATGGCCTCAGCGGCGGCGAGCGCGTGTGCATCTCGACCATCGAAACCGTCACGGAAGGAATGAGTGTTCGTACCGGGGATGCCCGGCCGGACGAACCGGCGGACACGACGGCTTCGGTGTCCGCCACGGAGGCGGCGCGATGA